In Sinorhizobium numidicum, the following proteins share a genomic window:
- a CDS encoding tripartite tricarboxylate transporter permease: protein MDLLSNLALGFATAASPANLLFCLIGVLLGTLIGVLPGIGATATIAMLLPITFQLEPVSSLIMLAGIYYGAQYGGSTTAILINMPGESSSAVTAIDGYQMARKGRAGAALAIAALGSFFAGTVATFLVAIFAPPLTAIALEFGAAEYFSLMIVGLVSSVALAHGSIVKALAMVALGLLLGLVGTDIYTGTPRFTLGIREYADGLNFVALAVGVFGIAEILRNLESEKTREVLMARVTDLMPTREDFKRMFAPVLRGTAIGSALGILPGGGAILAAFASYTVEKRLSDRPEEFGRGAIAGVAGPESANNAGAQTSFIPLLTLGIPANPVMALMIGAMIIQGIVPGPNVAVEQPALFWGIIASMWIGNLMLVVLNLPLIGLWVKLLKIPYFVLFPIIMAFCSIGVYSVNSNVYDLYAVAFFGLVGYLLLKLRCEPAPLLLGFVLGPLLEENLRRAMILSRGDPTTFFTRPISAVLLLIAAAVLVIVFLPAVKAKREEVFVEED, encoded by the coding sequence ATGGATCTCCTCAGCAATCTCGCCCTCGGCTTCGCCACCGCCGCTTCGCCGGCAAATCTCCTGTTCTGCCTGATCGGCGTTCTTCTTGGGACGCTCATCGGCGTCCTGCCCGGCATCGGCGCCACTGCCACCATTGCCATGCTGCTGCCGATCACCTTCCAGCTCGAGCCGGTCTCCTCGCTCATCATGCTTGCCGGCATCTACTACGGCGCCCAATATGGCGGCTCGACCACGGCAATCCTGATCAACATGCCGGGCGAATCCTCCTCAGCCGTCACCGCCATCGACGGCTATCAGATGGCCCGCAAGGGACGCGCCGGCGCCGCGCTCGCTATTGCGGCGCTCGGCTCGTTTTTCGCTGGGACCGTTGCGACCTTTCTCGTCGCCATCTTCGCACCTCCGCTTACCGCGATCGCACTGGAATTCGGCGCAGCGGAATATTTCTCGCTGATGATCGTCGGGCTCGTCTCCTCCGTCGCGCTCGCTCACGGCTCGATCGTCAAGGCGCTCGCCATGGTGGCGCTCGGCCTGTTGCTCGGGCTCGTCGGCACCGATATCTACACCGGCACGCCTCGCTTCACACTCGGCATCCGCGAATATGCCGATGGCTTGAATTTCGTAGCGCTCGCCGTCGGCGTCTTCGGTATCGCCGAAATCCTGCGCAACCTCGAAAGCGAAAAGACCCGCGAAGTGCTGATGGCGAGGGTCACCGACCTGATGCCGACACGGGAGGATTTCAAGCGGATGTTCGCGCCTGTCCTGCGCGGCACGGCGATCGGCTCCGCGCTCGGCATTCTCCCCGGCGGTGGTGCTATCCTCGCAGCCTTTGCGTCTTATACGGTGGAAAAGCGCCTCTCCGATCGTCCGGAGGAATTCGGTCGCGGTGCCATTGCCGGCGTCGCAGGTCCGGAAAGCGCTAACAATGCGGGGGCGCAAACCTCGTTCATCCCGCTTCTCACGCTTGGCATCCCGGCAAACCCGGTGATGGCGCTGATGATCGGCGCGATGATCATCCAGGGCATTGTCCCCGGTCCGAACGTGGCGGTGGAACAGCCGGCGCTCTTCTGGGGCATTATCGCCTCCATGTGGATCGGCAACCTGATGCTGGTGGTGCTGAACCTGCCCCTGATCGGGCTTTGGGTGAAGCTTCTGAAGATCCCCTATTTCGTGCTGTTCCCGATCATCATGGCTTTCTGCTCCATCGGGGTCTACAGCGTCAATTCCAATGTCTATGACCTTTACGCCGTCGCATTCTTCGGTCTCGTCGGCTACCTCCTTCTGAAGCTGCGCTGCGAGCCGGCACCGCTGCTTCTCGGCTTCGTGCTCGGACCGCTGCTCGAGGAAAACCTGCGCCGCGCCATGATCCTGTCGCGCGGCGATCCGACGACCTTCTTCACAAGACCGATTAGTGCCGTCCTGCTGCTGATCGCCGCCGCCGTGCTTGTCATCGTCTTCCTGCCCGCCGTCAAGGCCAAGCGCGAGGAGGTCTTCGTCGAGGAGGATTGA
- a CDS encoding DUF2277 domain-containing protein, which produces MCRNIRTLSNFDPPATDEEIHDAALQFVRKLSGTTKPSKRNEAAFERAVSSIAACARELLDSLETSQPPRDREEEAAKARARMAIRFA; this is translated from the coding sequence ATGTGCCGAAACATAAGAACCCTGTCCAATTTCGATCCGCCAGCGACGGACGAGGAAATCCACGACGCCGCGCTGCAGTTCGTGCGCAAGCTGAGCGGCACGACCAAACCGTCGAAACGAAATGAGGCGGCCTTCGAGCGCGCGGTTAGTTCGATCGCGGCATGCGCCCGCGAACTGCTCGATTCGCTGGAGACGTCGCAACCGCCACGCGACCGCGAGGAAGAAGCCGCAAAGGCGCGCGCGAGAATGGCGATCCGGTTCGCGTGA
- a CDS encoding TetR/AcrR family transcriptional regulator, whose translation MAERQGNGRKNDPQRTQEDILAVATEEFSTHGLAGARVDAIAERTRTSKRMIYYYFGSKEALYLAVLERSYRKIRTLEADLELANLPPEKALRTLIATTFDHDEANPDFVRLVSIENIHHAAHMLRSEAIRDLNVSVIQMIEAIIERGIADGTFRRKADPIDVHMLISAFCFFRVSNRYTFGTIFRRDLSEPATMERHRTMIADAVISYLKCVDTGGAVPA comes from the coding sequence ATGGCGGAACGGCAGGGAAACGGCAGGAAGAACGACCCGCAAAGGACCCAGGAAGACATTCTGGCGGTCGCCACCGAGGAATTTTCCACGCACGGGCTGGCGGGCGCAAGGGTCGATGCCATCGCCGAACGCACCCGCACGTCGAAGCGGATGATCTACTATTACTTCGGCAGCAAGGAAGCCCTGTACCTCGCGGTCCTTGAGCGTTCCTATCGCAAGATCCGGACGCTGGAGGCCGATCTGGAACTCGCCAACTTGCCGCCGGAGAAGGCGCTTCGCACGCTGATCGCAACCACCTTCGACCATGATGAAGCCAACCCCGACTTTGTTCGGCTGGTCAGCATCGAAAACATCCACCACGCGGCGCATATGCTGCGCTCGGAAGCAATCCGCGACCTCAATGTCTCGGTGATCCAGATGATCGAGGCCATCATCGAGCGTGGGATCGCCGACGGTACCTTCCGCCGCAAGGCCGATCCGATCGACGTGCACATGCTGATCAGCGCCTTCTGCTTCTTCCGCGTTTCCAACCGCTACACATTTGGCACGATCTTTCGCCGCGACCTCTCGGAACCGGCGACCATGGAACGCCACCGCACGATGATCGCCGACGCGGTGATCAGCTATCTGAAATGCGTGGACACAGGCGGTGCCGTCCCAGCCTGA
- a CDS encoding pseudouridine synthase, with product MNQRRAPAKRQVSDSKAGAGKRVTLARALSKLGYCSRTQAEKLIAEGRVSVGGRKTTDLSHWVDIDGDRITVDGMVVSAEAKIYLMLNKPRGLVTTRDDPEGRPTVFSCLEAVDARFLSPVGRLDKASEGLLLFTNDTVLAQRLLDPAIHLSKVYHVQVRGMFDEAMAERMMQGVAEGGEMLKATHVRRLRSGDRNSWIEVELQEGRNRQIRRMLDVLGSECMRLLRVSIGEISLGDLPKGASRPLTDAEIQYLRRRTGL from the coding sequence GTGAACCAGCGCCGCGCGCCAGCGAAAAGGCAAGTGTCCGACTCCAAAGCCGGCGCGGGCAAGCGCGTGACTTTGGCCCGCGCGCTCTCCAAACTCGGCTACTGCTCACGCACACAGGCAGAGAAGCTGATCGCCGAGGGCCGCGTCAGCGTCGGAGGCCGAAAGACGACGGATCTTTCGCATTGGGTCGACATCGACGGCGATAGAATCACCGTCGATGGTATGGTGGTTTCCGCCGAAGCGAAAATCTATCTGATGCTGAACAAGCCGCGCGGGCTCGTGACGACCCGCGACGATCCGGAAGGCCGGCCGACCGTCTTCAGCTGTCTTGAAGCTGTCGATGCCCGGTTCCTGTCTCCGGTCGGCAGGCTCGACAAAGCGAGCGAGGGACTTTTGCTTTTTACCAATGACACGGTGCTGGCACAGCGCCTGCTCGATCCGGCGATCCATCTCAGCAAGGTCTATCACGTTCAGGTGCGCGGCATGTTCGACGAGGCCATGGCCGAGCGGATGATGCAGGGGGTTGCGGAAGGTGGCGAGATGCTGAAGGCGACGCATGTTCGCCGGCTCAGGAGCGGCGACAGAAACAGCTGGATCGAGGTCGAGCTTCAAGAAGGGCGCAACCGGCAAATCCGCCGCATGCTGGATGTTCTGGGCTCCGAATGTATGCGCCTGCTGCGCGTCTCGATCGGTGAGATCAGCCTCGGCGATCTGCCGAAGGGGGCGAGCCGACCGCTGACAGACGCAGAAATCCAATATCTTAGGCGCCGCACCGGTCTCTGA
- a CDS encoding MFS transporter, which translates to MKNRRASVRKQAIDLQPGTPRLVSWALYDWANQAYGTLIHTFVFSVYFIRSVAADETTGTVQWGTTISIAGFVVAVAAPILGAVADQGGRRKPWIVGFTLLCVSTCALLWFVKPSPQFVWLALIPMALATIGSELSIVFYNSLLPRLVRPDRIGRWSGWSWGLGYAGGLASMIAAFLVLIWPQGAWLGLDSDRSEHVRAVALLVAGWYLAFALPFILLTPDVPDSGKPLRRMVRDGLDQLRATGRGVRSYAPIVRFLVAHMLYIDGLATLFVFGGIYAAATFGMSQETVLVFGIMLNFAAGIGAFGFAWIDDRIGSRATILLSLTALVTSGSLILIVHSTVLFWTIGAVLGVFVGPAQAAGRSFLARIAPEGLQGEMFGLLALSGKATAFVGPALVGWVTYLTGSQRLGMATIVVFFAIGLIIMLTVPADSASRQDAAPGNRQT; encoded by the coding sequence ATGAAGAATCGGCGCGCCAGCGTCCGGAAGCAGGCCATCGACCTACAGCCTGGCACGCCGCGCCTCGTATCCTGGGCGTTATACGACTGGGCCAATCAGGCATACGGGACGCTCATCCACACCTTCGTGTTCTCCGTCTATTTCATCCGAAGCGTCGCCGCGGACGAGACGACGGGCACGGTCCAGTGGGGCACGACGATCAGTATCGCCGGGTTCGTCGTAGCGGTGGCCGCTCCGATCCTCGGGGCCGTGGCGGATCAGGGCGGCCGCCGCAAGCCATGGATCGTCGGCTTCACCCTGCTCTGCGTGTCAACCTGCGCGCTCCTGTGGTTTGTCAAGCCGTCCCCTCAGTTCGTCTGGCTCGCCCTCATTCCCATGGCTCTGGCAACGATCGGCTCCGAACTCTCGATCGTCTTCTACAATTCCCTGCTGCCGCGACTGGTCCGCCCTGATCGTATCGGCCGCTGGTCCGGCTGGAGCTGGGGCCTCGGCTACGCCGGAGGCCTGGCGAGCATGATCGCCGCGTTCCTCGTGCTCATCTGGCCGCAGGGGGCCTGGCTCGGCCTCGATTCGGACAGGTCCGAGCATGTGCGCGCGGTCGCCCTCCTTGTGGCGGGCTGGTACCTGGCCTTCGCGCTGCCGTTCATTCTTCTGACCCCCGACGTGCCGGACTCGGGCAAGCCTCTCAGACGCATGGTCCGCGACGGTCTCGACCAGCTGCGAGCCACCGGTCGCGGAGTGCGTTCCTATGCGCCCATCGTCCGCTTTCTCGTCGCGCATATGCTCTATATAGACGGCCTCGCAACGCTGTTCGTCTTTGGCGGCATCTATGCGGCCGCAACATTCGGCATGTCGCAGGAGACGGTTCTGGTCTTCGGCATCATGCTCAATTTTGCGGCCGGAATTGGTGCGTTCGGCTTTGCCTGGATCGACGACCGGATCGGCAGCAGGGCAACGATTCTCCTCTCGCTCACCGCGCTCGTTACGTCGGGATCGCTGATCCTCATCGTCCACTCGACCGTGCTCTTCTGGACCATCGGCGCGGTGCTCGGCGTGTTTGTCGGGCCAGCCCAGGCAGCGGGCCGATCCTTTCTGGCGCGCATAGCGCCGGAAGGCCTACAGGGGGAAATGTTCGGGCTTCTGGCGCTCTCCGGCAAAGCCACGGCATTCGTCGGTCCGGCACTCGTCGGCTGGGTCACATACCTGACCGGCAGTCAGCGCCTCGGCATGGCGACGATCGTCGTCTTCTTCGCGATCGGGCTTATCATCATGCTGACCGTTCCGGCCGACAGCGCCTCCCGCCAAGACGCGGCTCCGGGCAACCGCCAAACTTAA
- a CDS encoding LysE family translocator, whose product MPDLTLWGLFVVASLMLLLTPGPAVLFIVARSIQQGRTAGLVSVIGIHLGTIVHIAAAAIGLSALIVSSALAFAIVKYLGAAYLIWMGIRTFMAKELDPELPVVPAEPLRRAFRDGFVVNLFNPKTAIFFLAFLPQFVDPTRGALHWQILILGLTFMGLGIMSDALFALVAGTAGDLLRRSRRFQRFLRWFSGTSFIGLGATAALATNK is encoded by the coding sequence ATGCCGGATCTGACCTTGTGGGGACTGTTTGTCGTGGCTTCGTTGATGCTGCTGTTGACGCCCGGCCCGGCCGTGCTCTTCATCGTCGCGCGCTCGATCCAGCAGGGGCGAACTGCGGGATTAGTCTCCGTGATTGGTATCCATCTCGGAACCATCGTGCACATTGCTGCGGCGGCGATCGGGCTCTCGGCCCTCATCGTCTCATCGGCGCTTGCCTTCGCGATCGTGAAGTATCTCGGCGCCGCCTATCTTATCTGGATGGGCATCCGCACCTTCATGGCCAAGGAGCTCGATCCCGAACTGCCTGTGGTGCCCGCAGAGCCACTGCGCCGGGCCTTTCGCGATGGTTTCGTGGTCAACCTCTTCAATCCGAAAACGGCGATTTTCTTCCTTGCCTTCCTGCCGCAATTCGTCGATCCCACGCGGGGCGCTCTGCATTGGCAGATCCTCATTCTTGGGCTCACCTTTATGGGGCTCGGTATCATGAGCGATGCGCTATTCGCGCTGGTGGCCGGAACCGCCGGCGATCTCCTTCGCCGCAGCCGACGCTTTCAGCGCTTCCTGCGCTGGTTCTCTGGCACCTCATTCATAGGGCTTGGGGCCACGGCAGCACTGGCGACGAACAAGTAA
- a CDS encoding AMP-binding protein, whose product MFRTLLDLINGLSGHGAKPATLTMRRKTVETWSYADLASRVESLAGSLAAAGIKKDDPIALLSDNRPESIAATLAVIRSGAVIVPIDVQVADDTLAHILNDSGARLLFTTTTYVDRLQQIEATDVRPVLLDATDDRRSWQSLPSGGDQRMPPVEPQDRASLFYTSGTTGPPKGVPLSHSNIASQLNAIVAEKIASEGDRVLLPLPLHHVYPFVFGMLAPLALGLPIILPRALTGPQVATALREGAATVIIGVPRLYSAFDAGIRGRFEARGRIAAGLFRAGVAATTWSRKRLGLRPGKTLRPLHKRIAPDLRLLVSGGAALDPDLAFRLEGLGWQVASGYGLTETSPMLTWNLPGRAKLDSAGEPVPGVELRIGKAPTREAGQTAEKANGSSAAPAQEFGEIMGRGPGVFTGYHNLPDKTAEAFTEDGWFRTGDLGYLDADGYLHIVGRVSTMIVTEGGENVDPEAVEEIYAENPAIHEIGVLERERRLVAVVVPETGGDGEPEQTVEEALRERSSALASYQRISDYAITHEPLSRTRLGKLRRHLLEARFDRAKQGRERPEAVRPVTPEEMSPEDRALLHNSAARDVWGWLAEHYPDRRLTPGASLQVDLGIDSMDWLNLTLEIGQRTGVELDEQVIGEVETVRDLLREVAEAAQAGETFDASVLDDPEAALNEEEKRWLEPLAPSQARFAKGLFAVNRALIGNLFRLRVEGLDRLPPGQVVFTPTHGSFLDPFVVAAALDRERLARTFWAGAADMAFGNPLTRRVSRLAQAMPIDTQHRFVSALALAAAVLKRGNDLIWFPEGARSRSPELQEFKPGIGMLLERFPVPVVPVAIYGAHDAYPPGRIVPRPRPIRVAFGEALDPARLEQEGDGEEAAYRITSALRRHTADLYGRVRAEAAEQD is encoded by the coding sequence ATGTTTCGCACGCTGCTCGACCTCATCAATGGACTATCCGGGCACGGTGCAAAGCCGGCCACCCTGACCATGCGCCGTAAGACCGTCGAGACGTGGTCGTACGCCGACCTGGCGAGCCGCGTGGAGTCCCTGGCCGGCAGTCTCGCCGCGGCAGGCATCAAGAAGGACGATCCCATCGCCCTTCTCTCCGACAACCGCCCGGAATCGATCGCCGCCACCCTTGCGGTGATCCGGAGCGGCGCGGTCATAGTGCCGATCGATGTTCAGGTCGCGGACGACACGCTGGCTCATATCCTGAACGACAGCGGTGCGCGGCTTCTGTTTACAACCACGACCTATGTCGACCGATTGCAGCAGATCGAGGCGACCGATGTGCGGCCGGTTCTGCTGGATGCAACAGACGACAGGCGAAGCTGGCAGAGCCTGCCGTCCGGCGGCGATCAACGGATGCCACCCGTCGAGCCCCAGGATCGAGCTAGCCTCTTCTACACCTCCGGCACGACCGGCCCGCCGAAGGGCGTGCCACTGAGCCACAGCAACATCGCCTCCCAGCTCAATGCGATCGTGGCCGAGAAGATCGCGTCCGAGGGCGATCGTGTCCTTCTGCCGCTGCCGCTTCACCACGTTTATCCGTTTGTCTTCGGTATGCTGGCGCCGCTTGCGCTCGGCCTTCCGATCATCCTGCCGCGCGCTCTGACAGGACCGCAGGTCGCGACCGCCCTGCGGGAGGGAGCGGCGACGGTGATCATCGGCGTGCCGCGCCTCTACAGCGCCTTCGACGCGGGAATACGCGGGCGCTTCGAAGCGCGCGGCCGGATTGCCGCCGGGCTGTTCCGGGCGGGCGTCGCCGCAACGACCTGGTCACGAAAGCGGCTCGGCCTGCGTCCGGGCAAGACCCTGCGTCCCCTGCACAAGCGGATTGCGCCCGACCTCCGCCTCCTGGTCTCCGGCGGAGCGGCGCTCGACCCGGATCTGGCATTCCGGCTTGAAGGCCTCGGCTGGCAGGTCGCGAGCGGCTACGGCCTGACCGAGACCTCGCCGATGCTCACCTGGAACCTGCCGGGCAGGGCGAAGCTCGACAGCGCCGGTGAGCCGGTGCCTGGCGTCGAGCTACGGATCGGCAAGGCGCCAACACGCGAAGCCGGGCAGACTGCGGAGAAGGCGAACGGTTCCTCCGCGGCGCCCGCGCAGGAGTTCGGCGAGATCATGGGCCGGGGCCCCGGCGTGTTCACCGGTTATCATAACCTGCCCGACAAGACCGCCGAGGCGTTTACCGAAGACGGGTGGTTCCGCACCGGCGATCTCGGATACCTGGATGCCGATGGCTATCTCCACATCGTCGGCCGCGTCTCAACGATGATCGTCACCGAAGGCGGCGAGAATGTCGATCCCGAAGCGGTGGAGGAGATCTATGCCGAAAATCCCGCGATCCACGAGATCGGCGTTCTCGAAAGGGAACGGCGCCTCGTTGCCGTCGTCGTGCCCGAGACGGGCGGCGATGGCGAGCCTGAGCAGACCGTCGAAGAGGCGCTGCGCGAGCGCTCGAGTGCGCTCGCCTCCTATCAGCGCATTTCGGATTACGCGATCACGCACGAGCCGCTATCGCGAACGCGCCTGGGCAAGCTGCGCCGGCACCTGCTCGAGGCACGCTTCGATCGCGCCAAGCAGGGGCGCGAGAGACCTGAGGCCGTGCGGCCGGTCACGCCTGAGGAGATGTCCCCCGAGGATCGCGCGCTATTGCACAACAGTGCCGCGCGGGACGTTTGGGGCTGGCTTGCCGAGCATTATCCCGACCGCCGGCTGACGCCCGGCGCCAGCCTGCAGGTCGACCTCGGGATCGATTCGATGGATTGGCTCAACCTGACGCTCGAGATCGGTCAGCGCACCGGCGTCGAGCTGGACGAGCAGGTGATCGGTGAGGTCGAGACCGTTCGCGACCTCCTGCGCGAAGTCGCCGAAGCCGCGCAAGCGGGAGAGACGTTCGACGCATCCGTCCTGGACGATCCCGAGGCCGCTCTCAACGAGGAAGAGAAGAGGTGGCTGGAACCGCTGGCGCCCTCGCAAGCAAGGTTTGCGAAAGGGCTCTTTGCCGTAAATCGCGCCCTCATAGGCAATCTGTTCCGCCTGCGCGTGGAAGGCTTGGACAGGCTGCCGCCTGGACAGGTGGTCTTCACGCCGACGCACGGAAGCTTTCTCGACCCCTTCGTCGTAGCGGCAGCGCTTGATCGCGAGCGCCTAGCGCGGACGTTCTGGGCAGGGGCGGCAGATATGGCTTTCGGCAACCCGCTGACGCGGCGCGTCAGCCGGCTGGCGCAGGCGATGCCCATCGACACGCAGCACCGTTTCGTTTCGGCGCTCGCGCTTGCAGCCGCGGTGCTGAAGCGCGGTAACGATCTCATCTGGTTTCCCGAAGGGGCGCGTTCGCGCAGCCCCGAACTGCAAGAATTCAAGCCCGGCATCGGCATGTTGCTTGAGCGCTTTCCCGTTCCGGTGGTGCCGGTCGCAATCTACGGCGCCCATGATGCCTATCCGCCGGGCCGGATCGTGCCGAGGCCGCGTCCGATCAGGGTTGCCTTTGGCGAAGCCCTCGACCCGGCGAGGCTCGAACAGGAAGGTGACGGCGAGGAGGCTGCATACCGCATCACAAGCGCCTTGCGCCGACACACGGCGGACCTCTACGGGCGCGTGCGGGCAGAGGCTGCCGAGCAGGATTAA
- a CDS encoding tripartite tricarboxylate transporter TctB family protein, translating to MKSISFDTTNALCGSILTAVGLFFLWQSVSLDLGTAFRMGPGYFPLLLSVVLTLLGAIILVQSARVHGEPMGPIAIRGIFFILPAPIFFGLTVRGLGFVPSLFFTALIACFASHRMNPLWAVAISLALTVFSVAVFSYGLNLPFERFGPWVRF from the coding sequence ATGAAATCCATCTCCTTCGACACCACCAACGCATTGTGCGGCAGCATCCTGACGGCCGTGGGTCTCTTCTTCCTATGGCAGTCGGTCAGCCTCGACCTCGGTACCGCCTTCCGCATGGGCCCCGGCTATTTCCCGCTGCTTCTCTCGGTCGTTTTAACGCTGCTCGGCGCCATCATCCTGGTGCAGTCGGCACGCGTTCACGGCGAGCCGATGGGGCCGATCGCGATTCGCGGGATATTCTTCATTCTCCCCGCGCCGATCTTCTTCGGGCTCACTGTGCGGGGTCTGGGTTTCGTTCCATCCCTCTTCTTCACCGCGCTGATCGCCTGTTTCGCCTCGCACCGCATGAACCCGCTATGGGCAGTAGCCATTTCGCTGGCGTTGACCGTCTTCTCCGTTGCCGTGTTCAGCTACGGTCTCAACTTACCTTTCGAGCGCTTCGGCCCTTGGGTCCGTTTTTAG
- a CDS encoding tripartite tricarboxylate transporter substrate-binding protein, with protein sequence MKILNALLGAVAAVSLFAASASAQTYPERTITMVVPFSAGGPTDTVARLVAEAMSKDLGQQIIVENVGGAGGTLGAGRVAQAEPDGYTLLLHHIGMATSATLYRKLAYDTLNSFEYVGLVTEVPMTIVARKDFEPTDLKGLIDHVKANKDTVTVANAGIGAASHLCGMMFMSAIETPLTTVPYKGTGPAMTDLLGGQVDIMCDQTTNTTKQIQGGTIKAYAVTSPKRLKIFPDLPTAVEAGLPGFEVGIWHGIYAPKGTPAEVADRLSKSLQVALKDPNVIARFGELGTEPSSDADATPAALKAKLESEIARWKPVIEAAGQYAD encoded by the coding sequence ATGAAAATTCTGAATGCGCTTCTTGGCGCTGTCGCCGCCGTTTCCCTGTTCGCCGCTTCGGCCAGCGCCCAAACCTATCCGGAGCGCACGATCACCATGGTGGTGCCCTTCTCAGCCGGTGGTCCGACCGACACGGTCGCCCGTCTCGTCGCCGAGGCGATGTCGAAGGATCTCGGCCAGCAGATCATCGTTGAGAACGTCGGCGGCGCAGGCGGCACGCTTGGCGCGGGCCGTGTCGCCCAGGCGGAGCCGGATGGCTATACGCTTCTGCTGCATCACATCGGCATGGCGACCAGCGCGACCCTCTATCGCAAACTCGCCTATGACACGCTGAATTCCTTCGAATATGTCGGACTTGTCACCGAAGTGCCGATGACGATCGTTGCCCGCAAGGATTTCGAGCCGACGGACCTCAAGGGGTTGATCGACCACGTCAAGGCCAACAAGGATACGGTGACGGTCGCCAATGCCGGCATTGGCGCGGCATCGCATCTCTGCGGCATGATGTTCATGAGCGCGATCGAGACGCCGCTGACGACGGTGCCCTATAAAGGTACCGGCCCGGCAATGACCGATCTGCTCGGCGGCCAGGTCGACATTATGTGCGACCAGACGACGAATACGACGAAGCAAATCCAGGGCGGGACGATCAAGGCCTATGCCGTTACGTCGCCCAAGCGGCTCAAGATCTTCCCCGATCTGCCGACAGCGGTGGAAGCTGGTCTTCCGGGCTTCGAGGTCGGCATCTGGCACGGCATATATGCGCCGAAGGGCACGCCGGCGGAAGTCGCCGACCGCCTCTCGAAGTCGCTGCAGGTAGCGCTTAAGGACCCGAATGTCATTGCTCGTTTTGGCGAACTCGGCACCGAGCCGTCGAGCGATGCCGACGCGACGCCGGCTGCCCTCAAGGCCAAGCTCGAAAGCGAGATCGCCCGCTGGAAGCCGGTTATCGAAGCGGCCGGCCAATACGCGGATTGA
- a CDS encoding NYN domain-containing protein, with protein sequence MPSETRSPRLAVLIDADNTSAKIVDGLFEEVAKIGEASVRRIYGDFSGTRSKGWADVLAKHAIIPQQQFAYTTGKNASDITLVIDAMDLLHSGRFDGFCLVSSDSDFTRLAARIREQGIDVFGFGEQKTPESFRQACRRFVYTENLLAGAIKDDQRTSSAEKPLQPVSAAVPLIKKVLAQEESEDGWVNLGTVGKQLLNLAPDFDPRTFGFRKLSDLIRKTNQFEVQQAEGRPVSIRLKQRAKK encoded by the coding sequence ATGCCGTCCGAGACACGATCGCCACGCCTTGCGGTGCTGATCGACGCTGATAACACCTCGGCCAAGATCGTCGACGGGTTGTTCGAAGAGGTCGCCAAGATCGGCGAAGCCAGCGTCCGTCGGATCTATGGTGACTTCTCAGGCACGCGCTCGAAAGGGTGGGCGGATGTGCTGGCAAAGCACGCGATCATCCCGCAACAGCAGTTCGCCTATACGACGGGAAAGAACGCGTCCGACATCACCTTGGTGATCGATGCCATGGATCTGCTGCACAGCGGCCGCTTTGACGGCTTCTGTCTAGTCTCGTCCGACAGCGATTTTACGCGACTGGCCGCGCGTATTCGCGAGCAGGGCATCGATGTCTTTGGTTTCGGCGAACAAAAGACGCCCGAGAGCTTTCGGCAGGCCTGCCGCAGGTTCGTGTACACCGAAAACCTGCTGGCTGGCGCGATCAAGGACGATCAGCGTACCTCCTCGGCCGAAAAACCACTGCAGCCGGTGAGCGCGGCCGTGCCGCTGATCAAAAAGGTGCTTGCGCAGGAGGAAAGCGAGGACGGCTGGGTCAATCTCGGCACGGTCGGCAAGCAACTGCTCAACTTGGCGCCGGACTTTGACCCGCGCACCTTTGGATTCCGGAAGCTCAGCGATCTCATCCGGAAAACCAACCAATTCGAGGTGCAGCAGGCCGAGGGACGACCGGTCAGTATCCGGCTGAAGCAACGAGCAAAAAAATAG
- a CDS encoding TRAP transporter small permease codes for MTRAIEFCFIALKAAIALLLAGMVVLVFGNVVLRYAFNQGITYSEELSRIFFVWLTFLGAVVALREHGHLGLDSVLKRLPATSAKTAALAGHILMLLATWLMISGSWSQTLINLHVAAPATGISMAFFYGAGLAFGIPAFIIILWDAIGILTGRIDISTADLVAETEEMAAGIDHAEPALGHSIAKQ; via the coding sequence ATGACCCGCGCCATCGAATTCTGTTTCATCGCACTGAAAGCGGCCATCGCCCTGCTGCTCGCCGGAATGGTCGTGCTCGTTTTCGGCAATGTCGTCCTGCGCTATGCCTTCAACCAGGGCATCACCTATTCGGAAGAACTGTCCCGCATCTTCTTTGTCTGGCTCACCTTTCTCGGCGCCGTCGTGGCGCTGCGCGAGCACGGGCATCTTGGCCTTGACTCGGTATTGAAGCGGCTGCCGGCAACCAGCGCCAAGACCGCCGCGCTCGCCGGTCATATTCTCATGTTGTTGGCGACGTGGCTGATGATCAGTGGCAGCTGGTCTCAGACGCTCATCAACCTTCACGTCGCAGCGCCTGCGACCGGTATTTCCATGGCCTTCTTCTACGGCGCAGGCCTCGCCTTCGGCATCCCCGCCTTCATCATCATCCTTTGGGATGCGATCGGCATTCTTACCGGACGGATCGATATCTCCACCGCCGATCTCGTAGCCGAGACCGAGGAAATGGCGGCAGGCATCGATCACGCCGAACCCGCCCTCGGCCATTCGATCGCGAAGCAGTGA